From Plectropomus leopardus isolate mb chromosome 17, YSFRI_Pleo_2.0, whole genome shotgun sequence, a single genomic window includes:
- the phospho1 gene encoding probable phosphatase phospho1 isoform X2, translating to MASNSTSISSDKRFLIFFDFDETIVDETSDDLVVQAAPGQHLPDWLKDTYQPGRYNEYMQRVLAYLAEQGVTESDIRSIMEKIPATPGMTTLFQYIRTRPITDFEVVLLSDSNTFFIESWLRRAGARQLFHRIFTNPATFNKDGRLVLRPFHSHDCLRCPSNMCKQVVVRDYVARRTQERGRPYQRVFYVGDGANDFCPALALGPRDVAFPRRDFPMHRLITETHEAMPGEFKAVTVPWSSAEEVVQRLRKLVTE from the coding sequence ATGGCCTCCAATTCAACCAGCATCTCCTCCGACAAGCGCTTCCTCATCTTCTTTGACTTCGATGAGACCATTGTGGATGAAACCAGCGACGACTTGGTGGTGCAGGCCGCTCCGGGGCAGCACCTCCCGGACTGGCTGAAGGACACCTACCAGCCCGGCCGGTACAACGAGTACATGCAACGTGTGCTGGCCTACCTGGCGGAGCAGGGCGTTACTGAAAGCGACATCCGGAGCATCATGGAGAAGATACCGGCCACGCCCGGCATGACCACCCTCTTCCAGTACATCCGCACCCGACCGATCACGGACTTTGAAGTGGTGCTGCTGTCCGACTCCAACACCTTCTTCATCGAGTCCTGGCTCCGGCGCGCCGGTGCCCGCCAGCTCTTCCACCGGATCTTCACCAACCCGGCCACCTTCAACAAGGACGGCCGGCTGGTGCTGCGGCCTTTTCACTCCCACGACTGCCTGCGGTGTCCGAGCAACATGTGCAAGCAGGTGGTTGTCAGGGACTATGTGGCCCGCAGGACGCAGGAGCGGGGCCGCCCATACCAGAGGGTCTTCTATGTTGGGGACGGAGCCAACGACTTCTGTCCAGCGCTCGCACTCGGGCCCCGGGACGTGGCTTTCCCACGGCGGGACTTCCCCATGCACCGGCTGATCACGGAGACCCATGAGGCCATGCCCGGGGAGTTCAAGGCAGTCACGGTGCCGTGGAGCAGTGCGGAGGAGGTGGTGCAGAGGCTGAGGAAGCTGGTGACTGAATAA
- the phospho1 gene encoding probable phosphatase phospho1 isoform X1, whose protein sequence is MGDSIFNCCYVPPHPPGEGEPVVSRRANIMASNSTSISSDKRFLIFFDFDETIVDETSDDLVVQAAPGQHLPDWLKDTYQPGRYNEYMQRVLAYLAEQGVTESDIRSIMEKIPATPGMTTLFQYIRTRPITDFEVVLLSDSNTFFIESWLRRAGARQLFHRIFTNPATFNKDGRLVLRPFHSHDCLRCPSNMCKQVVVRDYVARRTQERGRPYQRVFYVGDGANDFCPALALGPRDVAFPRRDFPMHRLITETHEAMPGEFKAVTVPWSSAEEVVQRLRKLVTE, encoded by the coding sequence ATGGGGGATTCAATATTCAACTGCTGTTATGTCCCACCCCATCCCCCAGGAGAGGGGGAACCCGTCGTGTCGAGACGCGCGAACATCATGGCCTCCAATTCAACCAGCATCTCCTCCGACAAGCGCTTCCTCATCTTCTTTGACTTCGATGAGACCATTGTGGATGAAACCAGCGACGACTTGGTGGTGCAGGCCGCTCCGGGGCAGCACCTCCCGGACTGGCTGAAGGACACCTACCAGCCCGGCCGGTACAACGAGTACATGCAACGTGTGCTGGCCTACCTGGCGGAGCAGGGCGTTACTGAAAGCGACATCCGGAGCATCATGGAGAAGATACCGGCCACGCCCGGCATGACCACCCTCTTCCAGTACATCCGCACCCGACCGATCACGGACTTTGAAGTGGTGCTGCTGTCCGACTCCAACACCTTCTTCATCGAGTCCTGGCTCCGGCGCGCCGGTGCCCGCCAGCTCTTCCACCGGATCTTCACCAACCCGGCCACCTTCAACAAGGACGGCCGGCTGGTGCTGCGGCCTTTTCACTCCCACGACTGCCTGCGGTGTCCGAGCAACATGTGCAAGCAGGTGGTTGTCAGGGACTATGTGGCCCGCAGGACGCAGGAGCGGGGCCGCCCATACCAGAGGGTCTTCTATGTTGGGGACGGAGCCAACGACTTCTGTCCAGCGCTCGCACTCGGGCCCCGGGACGTGGCTTTCCCACGGCGGGACTTCCCCATGCACCGGCTGATCACGGAGACCCATGAGGCCATGCCCGGGGAGTTCAAGGCAGTCACGGTGCCGTGGAGCAGTGCGGAGGAGGTGGTGCAGAGGCTGAGGAAGCTGGTGACTGAATAA